In Macaca nemestrina isolate mMacNem1 chromosome 14, mMacNem.hap1, whole genome shotgun sequence, the sequence ACTGGGAGCAGTCCTTTAGGAGAGAAAAATGCTCTGCTCCAGCCTCCCCCGATCCCACCTCCAGAGCAGAAAGCTCCTTTTTAGCCACGTAGACAGACAGGGTTCCGTGGTGGCTTGCACACTTTCACCAGGCGAGCTCTCTCCCCAAAGGCTGGCCTTTCCACAACTGAGACTATTGGAAGGCATCTTCTGTTCCTATGCCCTAAGATATGATTCAGCAAACAGGCACGTAGTGAGAGCCCTGGGCTGGGATTGTGAGTGCTGGAACGCAACCCTTCTCTTTATGGCTCCATCTGGAGTGTGTGGGCGGTGGACTAGAGTCAGTGGTTTTGCCGACTTTGTTTTTAAACTGCTGCAGCCTTAAGGTCCAAAATGGAAAACAGACCAACTTGGACTTAGCTGAGGCTAATTCTAAACCCTGCTGAGTCTGAGAGCTTGGAGGCTCCTGGGGTGTGTCTGAATCTTAGGAAGGGTGTAATGCTTTTCTTGCCCGTAGATGGCAGCATCTGCACTCTTAGCTGGCTCTacgaatgtgtgtgtgcatgtgcacgtaTGTTACACACGTGTGCACGCATGGGAGTCATAGTTTCTTACTTTGGTAAATCTTGAGCTGCGGTGGTCCCAGCCCTAGGCCAGGCTCTGGGATACACGggagcaactggggaggctgacttGCAAATAGACTGTAGAGTGTGACTGGGAAGACTAGTGGGTGTGGAGGTCTGTGCGGAAACTACATGGAGGACTCAGGAACAGAGTGCCGTTGCATCTGGCTGGAGCCTGGTGGGGTATAGTGGAAGACAGGAAGCCGTGAGGGCTGAGGCTGAAGGAGTTGAAGGGGACAGGTCATGAAGAATGTGGAGAGGTTTGTTAAGGATCTTGGACTTTATCTGGGGCCACAGTGGAGCCATGGTAGAGTCTGGGCAGAGGAGTGGCATGGTCTGGGCTTGCTCTGAGGAGGATGCATTGTAGGAGGGAGAGGATGCAGGAGGATCAGTTAGGAAGGTTCTGCAGTCATGCAGGCGAGAGGTGATGGGGTTATGGACCAAGATGTTGGCGTTGAGGTGGAGAGAAGGGGTGACACTCTGGAGGCAGTCAGGGGTTGAACTAGCAAGACATGGTGATACATTGGAGGGGAGAGTGACAGAGCAAAGGGGTGAGGTGGTGTGTTGAGGAGGGTGAGAGCCTGGCGTCTGGACTGGTCCActgggtggatggtggatggtggatggtagTGCTGTTTGCTGAGATGAGGTGCAGTTGGGAAGGAGCAGGTTGCACTTGGGAACAAATGCAGCACTGCAATATGCATCTGAGGATGAGAGTGCAATTTGGGGTGTGTAGAAAGAAGTGGAGCTGGATTCGAAAGGCTCATCCTCACACAGAGTTGACATAGTGCGGGAGGTCATTAGTTATTTGCCGGAACAACAAAACCCAACTCTGCTTTGGCCCGTCCCTTGGAACCAGGAAGTTTCTGCCATAGTCTTTGAGAAAGGCCCACAGAAGTGGGCACCAGGTCCTGCAGCCCAGATAAGTGTCTGCCTCTGATGTCTCTGGTTTTGGGTGCCGTGACTCCACTTCCGTGGCTGTATCCCGTGTCAGTCACAATGCACAAGTCATCAAGACTGTCTGGATCATTTACTGTCGGCCTGAGAACAGGGCTTGTTTGTGTCTTAATCCCAGGAGCCTGCATGGCCCTGCCACCTTCGGGATCTTGGACCTTCCCCTCGGCTTGGGGAAGCTGGTTTAGGCAGAGAAATTTTCCAGCGTGGGCAGGAGCCAGTTTGCTCAGCTTTCCTCTGAATGTAGCTGACTGGAATTCTTAGTGGCGAGGAAGGGTGAAGATCCAAGTTGTCCCTGAGAGGCGGGGGGACTGAGCTGCATACTCCACGATGAGCTGATGTGGGGTGGTCCTTCATCCACTCATCTAGCATATGTCCACTGGCCCTGCCATTTGCTGGGCACATGCCATGCTGAAGCTTCAGAGGTGAAGCAGACAGAATCCTTGCCTCTGAGGAGCTGACAGCCTAGAGGGAGAGAAAGTCCTGTCACCAGACATTGATAATGTAGTCTTGCTCAGCTGTAGTGCATTAGAACAGTAATAGAGTGATGTTGAGGCACAGAGCTGCGAATATGACAAATCAACAGGGTTGGTCCCCAAACCGCACATGTGCAGGATGAGAAAGATACAATTTGCAGGCAAAAGACTTAGAAATTTAGTTATTAATAATCAGGGTAATAATTAGAGTAAACATATGCCTTGTGCAAAACCCTGAACATGTTTGATCTCGTTGTAGGTTCTAATATTATCCCTCTTGAACAGAGAAGGCGACTGAGACTCGGAGAAGTGATGTAGCTTGCTCAACTTACACAGTTAAGTCAGGGCCCAGTTTATATAACTCCAGAGTCCTAAAGTACAACTCTGAGGTTGACTGTAAACTGAATTCAGCCATGCAATAGGACTACCTTAAATGTGAATGGGATTTTAGGCTGAATTAATAGAAGCATGATATCTGTAATGAAGGAGGTGAGAGTCCTGCTCGCCCTGCCCTGGGTAGAGCTTGTCCGATTGTCTAATTCTGGGTCTTGTCCTGTCAGTAGGGACAGAGTTCATCTGGAGCAGATCAGGGAACAGGGTGAGCGAACCAGAAACCCTGGTCTCAGGAAGAGCTGGAGGAAAGGGGGTGCACACTTTGTAGAAGACTTGAGGGGCCCAGGATCACTATCTTCAAATCTCCAAAGAGCCATCAGGAAAGAGGGGGACAGACCTGTTCTGGCTGACCCAGAAGGAGGCAGAGCTAGTACCAGCAGGTACAAGGCATAAGAAGAGACAGATTTTAGTGCGTCCTTAGGAAAATTCTTTTACCCAGCCAAACCCTCCAGCAGCAGGTCTTGCAGCCTTGGCAGGTAGTGAGTGCCCTGTTGCCAGATGTGTGCAAGTACTGATTGTGTGACCCCTggtggaggggaggaaaggagttGAAACATCAAATGGGGATTTGACCAGATAACCTTGAACTCCCCCTGAGGCTGACATTCTTGTGCCCTTTTTTTACAGGTGGTGCTCATAGCTCTTTGTCCAGTGCTTCGGCCTTGGTCCGGTTGCCTTCCCACAGAGCAGCGCTCTTCACCCTGCACAGCCCTGTTAGGTAGGTAGAGCAATGCAGACACCTGTCCTCCTGTTAAACCCCGCCCGGGCTGCCCAGGGAAGCCTGGAGGGGACTTCAGTGGTGGAAGCAGCCACTGTAGCCGCAGTGGATTCAGGGGAGTCCCTGAGGTCTTCCCAATAAGGCTCAGAGTGCGTCTCTGCTCCTTTCCTGCCCTTGAGAGGGAGGTCAGGCGAGAGTGATCttgtggggaggaggcagggactGGGCTCAGTGCCCGGATGCCTGGCTCCCACCCTGGCTGTGCTGCctgcttgctgtgtgactttaggaGAGTGGCTTTCCCTCTCAAGGCCTTGGTGGCTCTTCTGTAGAAGAGTAGAGTCCCCATAAAGAGGAGGTGCAGGAATTCTTCCCAGAGACTTTGGAGAGGTGAGAAAAATGGGGGTCCATTTGCCAAGTCTCCAGACTTGTTGACCAGAGGAGGAGCACCCGAGGCGTGTGAGTCATCGGGAAGTCAGATGAGTCATGCCCACTGGGGCCAGCTGGCAGGGTGGGGCCCACCTGACTATCAGATTCACAGGTGACCTGCTGAAGTAggcggggaggtggggggaggagtGCAGAGTCCTGGGCTGGAAGCCAGGAGACTGGCTCACCTCCCAGCTGCAGCCTCGGTTTTTCCATCTGTAAGACGGGTGCCTTGGTCTCCCCTACTCACCTAACAAAGCTGCTCTGTGGACCCAGTGAGCTCGTAGATGCCAAAGGGCTTTGTGACCAGTGAGACAGGAAGGATCGCTACTAGGGGGAATCGCCCAGCTTCCAACACCCAAACAAAAGTGAATTTCTAATTAGCAATTGTGCAAGAACCCAGGAAAACACCTCTCCAGCCCACACCATCCCTTTTCTGCCAAAAGGAGAAGGGGATGAATGCACACAGGACTTACACGTCTGCTGTGGCCCAGCTGGCTTCCAGATGGTGACACGAGCCGCCCACAGCCGGAGCGGTTCCTCTTTCCCAAAGCTCAGGTGAAAGGGCTTTTTGATGGTCCCCAGGATGTTGTACCCCAAAAGCCAGTGATTCCCGAAAGGCCTGCTGGGCCCAGAAAGGTGACTCGCCCCATCAGCTGCTACCCAAAGGTTTTGGTGACAAAGAGGTGGCCCTAGTGCTGCCCCAATAGGAGGAATTGAGGGCCGAGTCTTGGCTCTGATGCGCCTGCCTTTGAGACTGAGCCCTGACAACTCCAAAAGCCAAGTTACCTCAAAGTGATCTGTCAACAAAAAGAATGTTATGCCCTGTTGATGCTTTTGGTAACTGTGACACAGGGGCCCTGTCTTCCATAGACCCTGCAGGGCCAGGCTGGCATAGGCCCAGCTGAGCACCCATCACCTGAGAGCTTTGCTTATTCACTACCCTTTACTCCTCTGCCCCCTGCAATGTACCAGCCCTGTGCCCACCTCCACGGAACCTTGGTTCAATCACGAAGGCCCCAGTGACCTCCTCAATGTCCAATCTAGTGCTTTCCTCAGGATTCCATGTACCAGTCTCTGGTGCAGTTCTAGAAACTCCCTCCTTTTGCTTCTGGGAGGCTGCACTGTCTGGTTTATTTCCTCCTGTCTTTTTAGTTAGGGCCCTGTTTATCCTCCTGACTTTTTTATTTAGGGCCCTGGGTTTTTTTCAGTTAGAGCCCCTCCTCTCTTTTTAGTTAGggccctgtttttctttttctttctttctttttttttttttttttttttttgagacggagtcttgctgtggtgcccaggctggagtgctgtggcatgatctcagctcactgcaacctcctcctcccagatacaaatgattctcctgccttagcctctcgtgtagctgtgactacaggcttgtgccaccacacctggctaatgtttgtgtttttagtagagacagggttttacgacgttggccaggctggtctcaaactcctgacctcaagtgatttgcccaccttggcctcccaaactgctgggattacaggtgtgagccacgatgcccggccCAGGGCCCTGTTTTTTCTGCCTCAGCGTTCCCTAGGATTCTGCCCACCTTCTTGTCTTGATATATGTATgtaggttcattcattcattcattcattcatccattcatatCTTCATTCATTTGAGAGATATTTAGCCTCTGAGCTGGGTGTTTGAGAATCAGCAAAAAACAAGACCTTCCCATTCCTCATGGGTCTTCCGGTAGATCATTATTTACACCAAAGATTAATTCTTGCTGTGAAGGAAACGATCGGGTTATGGGAGCGTGTGGGATTGGGTGGGAGTGGTGAGGTCTTATCTGGACAGATCAGGGAAGCCTCCCCTAAAAAGTGAGACctgaagagggagagggaggtggcTGAGTGAGCAGGGAACGGAGGAGCCCCCCAGGCGGAGAGGCAGTCTGGGTAAGGCTTTAGTGTGGGGGAGTCCTTGAAGAACTGAAAGAAGTGAGGGAGGCTGGCCAGGGAGGGGGCATGGCAAGAGGAGGACCTGGGGGCCAGGCAGCATCTAGGTTATGTGGGCTCTTGAGTTTGGATTTTATGCTAGACCTCTGGGAACCATTGGAAGTTTTAAAGCAGGAGGGTGACTTGCCCAGATTTCATTATCAGAACCCTTGAAAGAGACAGACACAAGGACCATCCTGATAAGCCGTGAGGGTGCAATTTTTGGTTCTTCCACAGCAGGGTGTCCTGATGCTGTGCCTCAGTATGGGGCTCGTCACTGGGCAGTCCTGGGAAACGTGTACTTTCCCAGAATTCTTTCGGCTCTCTGCATTTTTTAGTTTACCCGGTCAGCCCGTGCTGAGCTGCTGCACTGGAGACGGAGGTGAATCAGACACCACCCGGCCCTTGGATATCCACTCTAATCCAAGACGGAGACAGTGGCAGTTAACGCCCAGAGTGCTCTGTGATAAGTGCCAAAGGGCTCAGGGAGCCAAAGAGTGCCTTTCCTACTTGAGAGTCAGACAAGGCTGAGAAGGGCGAGTTGGGCATTCCAGGCAGGAAGGCCCCATAGGCGAAGGCTTGGCCGCTGGAGGAGCCCACTATGCCTGGGGGCTAGTGAGCAGGAGTGTGAGGGTTGAGGTGGGGAGCTGACCAGAAGACCTGGTCAGAGAGGTTTTAAATACTGGGTTTCTATCCTCTGGGTACCAGGGAATCATGGACAGGTCTTCAGCTGAGGAGTGACTTGATCCATGGGATTTCAGAACAATCAGTCCATGGCAGGCAGAGTGGAGGGTGGATCAGAGGACGGCAGCGCTGGGAGCTGGTTGGAGAGAATGAGTACCATTGCTGAAGCCTTGTcactccccccaccacacacacacagcaacatCCTCAATGCCCCTTTCTGTTCCATGCCCCTGTTCTGTTATCCCCGCATTGGCCGGCCAGCCTGAGCTGTCCAGAGCCCTTTCACAGCAGCACTGGGGTGTGTTAAACCCTGGACTCCAGAGGCAGACAGGTCTGGGCCTGAAACATCACTGTAGCCCTGACTTGCTCTGTGCCCTTGGACAAGTCCCTTActcctctcagcctcagtttccacatctgtgaaatgggggtgaTAATAGAGTTGGTGATGATTAAACAATGGGGAAATCAAGTCCTTAGCACATGGCTGGTGTATAACGATGGCTGTGTTAGCTTTGTGTCCTTGTCGATTGTAATAGCTCAGTCCATGTTGTAATCTGCCCCTCAGGGAGTTCTTGTCTTTGGACGTAAATCTGAATTCTCAACTAGAAACAAGATGTCCCCAGCAGCCCCAAAGAAAGCCTCTAGTGGGACACTGAGGGGACTGGACATGCTGTTACGCTCTAGGATCCggcacagggctgggcacacagAGGCCTGGACTGGGTTTTATTTGTCCCTATATCCCCAGCACTCAGCACAAGGCTGGCATAGGTTGGCCAGCTGGCTGGGTTCTCAAAAGTactaaacaaaaaaatgaaattaaaaaaaattgttgaccTTGGACATCATCCCCCAGCACCTTCATTTTACAGCTGAGTAATCTGGGGCCCAGAGAGGAACAGTGGCTCATTCGAGGCCACTCAGCCCCTCCGTGGCAGGCCCTGGACCTGTTCCTTTCTCCCTGCTCACATGTTTATTACAATTCTAATTTTTGAAATCCTGGTAAGTTAAAAATGGCATCGTGTCCCACCTCCCTAGTTTacatttggggaaactgaggcccagagagtgaTAGTGGCTCCCTCAGGTCCTCagagaaggagaagcaggaaaAGGGCCTCCTCTCCACAAAGCATACCCCCACTAATCAGCAGTAAGCAGGCAGGTTCTTCCCCCAAAACCGACTACTTCGTGCTTAAGGAAGCAAAGCAGAGTGTGAACAATAGTTTCCTGAGGAAGTGTTGGGTTTTAATTGTGTTGAGGAGAAGAACCATTT encodes:
- the LOC139358057 gene encoding LOW QUALITY PROTEIN: putative uncharacterized protein GSN-AS1 (The sequence of the model RefSeq protein was modified relative to this genomic sequence to represent the inferred CDS: inserted 1 base in 1 codon): PDDSHASGAPPLVNKSGDLANGPPFFSPLQSLWEEFLHLLFMGTLLFYRRATKALRGKATLLKSHSKQAAQPGWEPGIRALSPVPASSPQDHSRLTSLSRAGKEQRRTLSLIGKTSGTPXESTAATVAASTTEVPSRLPWAARAGFNRRTGVCIALPT